Proteins encoded together in one Amblyomma americanum isolate KBUSLIRL-KWMA chromosome 1, ASM5285725v1, whole genome shotgun sequence window:
- the LOC144106653 gene encoding myb/SANT-like DNA-binding domain-containing protein 3: protein MEKTEKGKINFSRVERALLLDLVDKHKAVLENKRTDAVSVARKRKEWELIETQFNSSHNVSPRTWLQLKKCWENWKNKWRKAKADDNREIFKTGGGSAAPSQLTEDLQRVGSVASHMGLRLANPFDSDRHQADPGGESQPTPSVAALLSRTQDGSIPGASDHRDKLEKRAAVHQLEMENLKLKNDVKRSKKILLELQIKAVKGEL, encoded by the exons atggagaaaacggagaagggcaaaattaacttctccagagtagagcgagctcttctcctcgacctcgtcgacaagcacaaggccgtactagagaacaagagaactgatgcagtgtcagttgcacggaaaaggaaagagtgggagcttatagaaacccagttcaactccagtcacaacgtgagcccacggacatggctccagctgaagaaatgctgggagaactggaaaaataagtggcgaaaggcgaaagcggacgacaaccgggagatatttaagaccg gcggcggctcagcggcccccagccagctcactgaagacctgcaaagagttgGCAGTGTCGCATCCCACATGGGGCTTCGCTTGGCGAACCCCTTCGACAGTGATCGCCACCAAGCAGACCCAGGCGGCGAGTCCCAACCCACACCATCGGTGGCCGCCCTGCTTTCGCGCACTCAAGATGGTTCTATTCCAGGAGCCAGTG ACCACCGCGACAAGCTTGAAAAGCGAGCGGCAGTCCATCAGCTCGAGATGGAAAATCTTAAGCTTAAGAATGACGTGAAACGGTCGAAAAAGATCCTTTTGGAGCTTCAAATAAAAGCAGTAAAGGGGGAACTTTGA
- the LOC144106741 gene encoding uncharacterized protein LOC144106741, translated as MLSVKKRLVAASKNTGCGDLRHWVQPVVNHLYWCVSVSAGDGKLLVAIWKSMLNHVANVHTGHGDPYPRCLHDSIPNGKWLSPGTPAYARLVAITSKRLLLKDIEKLSASGQTYNLESFHSILNKFAPKSVSFSTDIMRARYILHKTQLVILHHNENTCRAQAVTKDGERKWKRKQLRAGK; from the exons ATGCTTT CGGTAAAGAAAAGGCTGGTTGCAGCGAGCAAGAATACTGGCTGCGGTGACCTTCGTCACTGGGTCCAACCAGTGGTCAACCACCTATATTGGTGCGTCTCTGTGAGCGCAGGGGATGGAAAACTGCTGGTGGCCATATGGAAAA GCATGCTCAACCATGTTGCCAACGTACATACTGGGCATGGTGACCCATACCCGAGGTGCCTACATGACAGCATACCGAATGGAAAATGGCTCTCACCAG GCACACCAGCTTATGCTCGACTTGTTGCCATTACATCCAAAAGGCTGCTTCTGAAAGACATTGAGAAGCTTTCGGCATCTGGACAGACATACAACCTAGAGTCTTTCCACAGCATATTGAACAAGTTTGCCCCAAAGTCTGTGTCATTTTCAACTGACATTATGCGTGCAAGATACATCCTTCACAA GACTCAGCTAGTCATCCTCCATCACAATGAAAACACTTGCCGTGCTCAAGCAGTCACCAAGGATGGCGAACGAAAATGGAAAAGGAAGCAACTGAGGGCCGGAAAATGA